A stretch of the Glycine soja cultivar W05 chromosome 13, ASM419377v2, whole genome shotgun sequence genome encodes the following:
- the LOC114382796 gene encoding oil body-associated protein 1A-like, whose translation METHKNGEPTTGTYLRDTATSAIQNFAPINKIHQHLCAFHFYSYDMSRQVEAHHFCAHQNEEMRQCLIYDSPEKKARLIGLEYIISENLYLTLPDQEKRLWHSHLYEVKSGLFFMPKVPALIQRPDMETVCTTYGKVFHFWQVDKGHSLPFGIPQLMMALTRDGQIYDHLLQSSAERMGIDYEEERKAREYMTGPVHGIHPLANGGGKGLELRLREVELKHDPSPPSVKARILF comes from the exons ATGGAGACCCACAAAAATGGAGAACCAACAACCGGCACCTATCTCCGTGACACTGCTACATCTGCTATCCAAAACTTCGCTCCCATCAACAAAATCCACCAACATCTCTGCGC GTTTCACTTTTACTCATATGACATGAGCCGGCAAGTGGAGGCACACCATTTTTGCGCGCACCAGAACGAGGAGATGAGGCAGTGCCTTATCTACGACAGCCCCGAGAAGAAAGCCAGGCTCATAGGGCTGGAATACATCATCTCCGAAAACCTTTACTTGACACTCCCCGACCAGGAGAAGCGTCTGTGGCACTCTCACTTGTACGAGGTCAAGAGTGGCCTCTTCTTCATGCCTAAGGTTCCTGCTCTCATTCAGCGCCCAGACATGGAGACTGTCTGCACCACTTATGGCAAAGTCTTTCATTTCTGGCAGGTCGATAAGGGTCACTCTCTTCCATTTGGGATACCTCAGCTCATGATGGCTCTCACTAGAGATGGCCAGATCTATGATCACCTCCTCCAAA GTTCTGCAGAGCGCATGGGGATAGACtatgaggaagaaagaaaagcGAGAGAATATATGACAGGGCCAGTTCATGGAATTCATCCATTGGCAAATGGAGGGGGTAAGGGCCTTGAACTTCGGCTGAGGGAGGTTGAACTCAAGCACGATCCATCTCCACCATCCGTCAAAGCCAGGATTTTATTTTGA
- the LOC114382795 gene encoding uncharacterized protein LOC114382795 isoform X1 translates to MPIFSASLGSFTSISFLSTSQSQSHLSPFKLTVKTPWQWQHHHYLTSKVLVSASGNTQIPNTELLQRPTPPDPLDDARQARRSSDWKAAKTYQDSKLIYNGRVEGFNSGGLLVRFYSIMGFLPFPQLSPVHASKEPEKSIQEIAQGLIGSIMSVKVILADEDNKKLILSEKEAAWSKFSKQVNVGDIFEVRVGYVEDYGAFVHLRFPDGLYRLTGLIHVSEVSWDLIQDVRNILKVGDEVRAKVVGIDWGKSRINLSIRQLEEDPLLETLDKVIPQDGSADPDSMSGGDSGSIEPLPGLETILEELLQEDGIYDVRISRQGFEKRVVSQDLQLWLSNAPPTNQRFTLLARAGRQVQEIHLTTSLDQEGIKKALQRVLERVP, encoded by the exons ATGCCCATATTCTCTGCAAGCTTGGGCTCCTTCACTTCCATCTCCTTCCTCTCAACTTCACAATCACAATCACACCTTTCTCCTTTCAAGTTAACTGTGAAGACACCTTGGCAATGGCAGCATCATCACTATCTCACTTCTAAAGTGTTGGTCTCTGCCTCTGGCAACACCCAAATTCCTAATACTGAACTTCTTCAACGCCCTACTCCTCCAGACCCTCTCGATGACGCTCGTCAGGCTCGG AGATCGTCAGATTGGAAGGCTGCAAAGACATATCAAGATAGTAAACTCATCTATAATGGTAGAGTGGAAGGTTTTAATTCTGGAGGCCTGCTGGTTCGGTTTTATTCTATTATGGGCTTTCTCCCATTCCCCCAATTGAGTCCAGTGCATGCTTCTAAAG AACCAGAGAAATCTATACAAGAAATTGCACAAGGCTTAATTGGTTCAATCATGTCGGTGAAg GTAATTCTAGCAGATGAGGATAACAAGAAATTGATCTTATCTGAAAAGGAAGCTGCCTGGTCCAAATTTTCAAAACAGGTTAATGTAGGGGACATTTTTGAAGTAAGAGTTGGTTATGTTGAGGACTATGGTGCTTTTGTTCATTTGCGCTTCCCTGACG GTCTTTATCGCCTTACTGGACTAATACACGTGTCAGAAGTGTCATGGGATCTAATTCAGGATGTCAGAAATATCTTAAAAGTGGGCGATGAAGTGAGGGCCAAAGTTGTCGGTATTGATTG GGGAAAATCAAGGATTAACCTATCAATTAGACAGCTAGAAGAAGATCCACTCTTAGAAACTCTGGACAAAGTAATACCTCAG GATGGTTCAGCTGATCCTGATTCCATGAGCGGTGGTGATAGCGGTAGCATTGAGCCTCTTCCAGGACTTGAAACAATCCTTGAAGAGCTGCTACAGGAAGATGG AATATATGACGTAAGAATCAGCCGTCAAGGGTTTGAAAAACGAGTGGTCTCGCAAGACTTGCAGCTTTGGCTTTCTAAT GCACCTCCCACGAACCAAAGGTTTACTCTTCTTGCTCGGGCTGGAAGACAG GTGCAGGAGATACACCTGACTACATCCCTTGATCAGGAAGGTATCAAGAAGGCATTACAACGAGTACTGGAGCGTGTCCCCTGA
- the LOC114382795 gene encoding uncharacterized protein LOC114382795 isoform X3 — protein sequence MGFLPFPQLSPVHASKEPEKSIQEIAQGLIGSIMSVKVILADEDNKKLILSEKEAAWSKFSKQVNVGDIFEVRVGYVEDYGAFVHLRFPDGLYRLTGLIHVSEVSWDLIQDVRNILKVGDEVRAKVVGIDWGKSRINLSIRQLEEDPLLETLDKVIPQDGSADPDSMSGGDSGSIEPLPGLETILEELLQEDGIYDVRISRQGFEKRVVSQDLQLWLSNAPPTNQRFTLLARAGRQVQEIHLTTSLDQEGIKKALQRVLERVP from the exons ATGGGCTTTCTCCCATTCCCCCAATTGAGTCCAGTGCATGCTTCTAAAG AACCAGAGAAATCTATACAAGAAATTGCACAAGGCTTAATTGGTTCAATCATGTCGGTGAAg GTAATTCTAGCAGATGAGGATAACAAGAAATTGATCTTATCTGAAAAGGAAGCTGCCTGGTCCAAATTTTCAAAACAGGTTAATGTAGGGGACATTTTTGAAGTAAGAGTTGGTTATGTTGAGGACTATGGTGCTTTTGTTCATTTGCGCTTCCCTGACG GTCTTTATCGCCTTACTGGACTAATACACGTGTCAGAAGTGTCATGGGATCTAATTCAGGATGTCAGAAATATCTTAAAAGTGGGCGATGAAGTGAGGGCCAAAGTTGTCGGTATTGATTG GGGAAAATCAAGGATTAACCTATCAATTAGACAGCTAGAAGAAGATCCACTCTTAGAAACTCTGGACAAAGTAATACCTCAG GATGGTTCAGCTGATCCTGATTCCATGAGCGGTGGTGATAGCGGTAGCATTGAGCCTCTTCCAGGACTTGAAACAATCCTTGAAGAGCTGCTACAGGAAGATGG AATATATGACGTAAGAATCAGCCGTCAAGGGTTTGAAAAACGAGTGGTCTCGCAAGACTTGCAGCTTTGGCTTTCTAAT GCACCTCCCACGAACCAAAGGTTTACTCTTCTTGCTCGGGCTGGAAGACAG GTGCAGGAGATACACCTGACTACATCCCTTGATCAGGAAGGTATCAAGAAGGCATTACAACGAGTACTGGAGCGTGTCCCCTGA
- the LOC114382795 gene encoding uncharacterized protein LOC114382795 isoform X2, with product MPIFSASLGSFTSISFLSTSQSQSHLSPFKLTVKTPWQWQHHHYLTSKVLVSASGNTQIPNTELLQRPTPPDPLDDARQARRSSDWKAAKTYQDSKLIYNGRVEGFNSGGLLVRFYSIMGFLPFPQLSPVHASKEPEKSIQEIAQGLIGSIMSVKVILADEDNKKLILSEKEAAWSKFSKQVNVGDIFEVRVGYVEDYGAFVHLRFPDGLYRLTGLIHVSEVSWDLIQDVRNILKVGDEVRAKVVGIDWGKSRINLSIRQLEEDPLLETLDKVIPQDGSADPDSMSGGDSGSIEPLPGLETILEELLQEDGHLPRTKGLLFLLGLEDRCRRYT from the exons ATGCCCATATTCTCTGCAAGCTTGGGCTCCTTCACTTCCATCTCCTTCCTCTCAACTTCACAATCACAATCACACCTTTCTCCTTTCAAGTTAACTGTGAAGACACCTTGGCAATGGCAGCATCATCACTATCTCACTTCTAAAGTGTTGGTCTCTGCCTCTGGCAACACCCAAATTCCTAATACTGAACTTCTTCAACGCCCTACTCCTCCAGACCCTCTCGATGACGCTCGTCAGGCTCGG AGATCGTCAGATTGGAAGGCTGCAAAGACATATCAAGATAGTAAACTCATCTATAATGGTAGAGTGGAAGGTTTTAATTCTGGAGGCCTGCTGGTTCGGTTTTATTCTATTATGGGCTTTCTCCCATTCCCCCAATTGAGTCCAGTGCATGCTTCTAAAG AACCAGAGAAATCTATACAAGAAATTGCACAAGGCTTAATTGGTTCAATCATGTCGGTGAAg GTAATTCTAGCAGATGAGGATAACAAGAAATTGATCTTATCTGAAAAGGAAGCTGCCTGGTCCAAATTTTCAAAACAGGTTAATGTAGGGGACATTTTTGAAGTAAGAGTTGGTTATGTTGAGGACTATGGTGCTTTTGTTCATTTGCGCTTCCCTGACG GTCTTTATCGCCTTACTGGACTAATACACGTGTCAGAAGTGTCATGGGATCTAATTCAGGATGTCAGAAATATCTTAAAAGTGGGCGATGAAGTGAGGGCCAAAGTTGTCGGTATTGATTG GGGAAAATCAAGGATTAACCTATCAATTAGACAGCTAGAAGAAGATCCACTCTTAGAAACTCTGGACAAAGTAATACCTCAG GATGGTTCAGCTGATCCTGATTCCATGAGCGGTGGTGATAGCGGTAGCATTGAGCCTCTTCCAGGACTTGAAACAATCCTTGAAGAGCTGCTACAGGAAGATGG GCACCTCCCACGAACCAAAGGTTTACTCTTCTTGCTCGGGCTGGAAGACAG GTGCAGGAGATACACCTGA